The DNA window ATTCCTTTGGTGCAGGGATATTAAATCTCAATACAGTGCGCCCCAAAAGAAATGAGGGAGGACTGGGTATTGTTGATTTGACATTATGGAATAGGTGCTTGGCGTTAAAGGTTATATGGAATATTTGCAGCAAATAAGATTCTTTATGTTAAGTGGGTATGTGCAGTTTTGCTCAGGAATACATCATTTGGTGCGTGAAAATACCTTGAAACTGCTCGTGGGAAAGGAGAGAGATTTTGCAGATGAAAACTATGGCTCAGCCTCACATTGGGAAGGTTCTTGGAAACGGGAAAAGTATAAATTTCTCGTACGAAAGTTGGCACTGAGTGGACCATTTGTACTAGAAATATTCTATGaaacttttgcatttttttggaATTTCTTCAGCTGATCGTGTGGCTAAGTGTATATCAAATGGCAAGTGGAGATGGCCTGTAGGTAGGAAATGCACTAGAGAAGTAAAGGAATTAACGAAAAGCTACTCCTGAGCTATTAGTGCCTTTAGCTGATCAGGAAGATGGCACTTATTGGGCTGCTCATGCTTCTGGTAACTTCACTGTTAAATCTGCTCTCAAGTTGTTGAGACGATTACATGGTATAGTGCCTGGCAccctttaaattttaatttgggGAAGAAGCAGTATTCCTATTTTATGGTTGTTATGCAAGTGATGACTGAATATGCTAGTTGAATATACCAAAGATTTtcatccatatatatatatatatatatgaggtGTTGAGTCGCTCCACTCGTTGCCAATTGGTTTTGACACAAAAGTCCAACTTATTTTAACATAATATCAGAGTTGGGCCTTGTGTTTGTTTGTCATTTCGTGGGTTTGTTTGTTACTCCGTTTATTTCATCCGTGACTTGGCTCTTGCTATAGTTTAAACCCATTTGTCAAGTCACATTTGCGAGGGGTGTTAGTTGAATATCCCAGATTGATATTTTAAGAATTTCCAACCATATATATAAGGTGTTGAACCATTCCACTATTGCCAATTGATTTTGAGACGAAAGTCCAATTTATTTTAACAGAATACATTTGATAGGGTGTGAAGACGGGGTATGGTTCTTCAGGATAGTAGCTGCGTGTTTTGCTTGGAGGTTGAAGAGCCCATAGATCATATTTTCTTTCAATGCAGGGTTGGGGACCTGGGCTTTGGGATGGGGATTGTCATTTCAATGCTTTAGCAGTGTAAATAGTTAGCGGTTTTTTTTCCCCTATCTCTTGTACAAACTTTCTTGcggaaataaataaaacatcTTCGATTCTTTTTTAAGAAACAAGTGACTCCTTTAACTAAAATTGTCACTCGCATATGCTGCTTTGCTGCATTTGTATcttaaattttgtttctttttgttgtttaagGCAATAAGCGAAATGCAACCTTGTCATATCTCCTAGTTCGTCGATAAATACGATACACTTCTCAATTTGGGTTTCAGGATTTTACATAAACCAAATCAACTGATCATGGACAGTCACATAATTATTCTATGATTAACAACTTAGTTTTAGCATCGTGATACGTGCGATGACTGTTGGTTCACCCAAATATTAGGAGTGCATTACTCATTTTGATTCATGTGCTGAAGGAAATTGTAGAGCAAACGTCTATCTAATGATCCAGCCATTAAGATAGGAGCTGCAAGGTATAAAACGATCAGAATGACTTAAAGTTCTTGACAAAATTAATGGAAGTGTCCACCAAAATGGCAAGAGCAACTTGAAACTCTTGATCATTGATTGAATAGCCAAGAAGCCTTGTTGATGCCTTAGTTAACTCATTCATCGTCAGGAATTGGGCAATTTCTCCAAAAACAATTACGACAATTATCGCCAGAAATGCTTCTTCTTTTTAATTATACCTCTGAACCAATATCTTTACAAGCGTAGACAGAAGTACAAAAAATGTCACATATCTCCGTCCAAACAAATGGAGAAAATACATAAAGAATTTACTAgtaatttctaaaaaaaaaaaagaattgggGCCGAGAAGAAAGATTAAGCTCAATGAACCAAGTATGTAATAGCCAGCGCCACCAGGAGAAGAACATAGGCAACCCCTTGATCAATTTCAGTGCCTGCATTCAAAACCATTAAGAATATATTAAGACTTAATTACCAACTCCTCCAATCAcgaaaaaattttttttagagcCTATGCAGACAACAACTACCAGTAGCTGAAAAATGCTAAAAGTAAAAGGCAAAAATCGAATCTTGATATTCGTTTACCATATCAATCAGGACTTAATTAGAACAAGACGAAGAATATGGAAAAGGGACTCACCATCATTAGAAGGAGGGCCGATTGGTGCAGGGGAAGGGGCCGTGATGCTTTGTCCACGGCTCAATTCAAAAAGCGCCAACATGATGAAACCGATAATTGGAAGTGCAAACGATCTGGCGGAGTTCATCCTGTATATAATTGGAAGAAACAGAGTAGTATTCCAAAGGGGAGCCAAAAAAGATTGAATTGTCTGTGAGGTTGAAGGGAAGAAAAGTTGAAAGAATTGGCGAAATGGGAAACTGAGGATGGGAGGACGAATGAAGAAAGTGCGGGAGGTcctatatatatgtacatatgtATCCATACCTGGGGTGTATGGACGTGGGGGGGAGCGTGGGTACGGCGTTGGTTAGagagcaaaaacaagaaaatgaagGTTCTGGGAAATACCAGCTGGAGAGGAGCAGGAGTGAGGTAAAAGGTACGCGCCAAACTAGCACGGTGTCTATAATTTGACGCGGCTGCCGGCTCCATTGACATTTGACCCAGACTCGCTTGAATATTATTTCCTGTGGGAAGAAAGGAAGCCATGATGGTGGGGCGGGGAAGAGCAGTGGGAAGAGCAGTGGGAAAAGGTGGGACGGTATGATTGGTAAGACGTGGACATTAGTTGAAGAATCGACCACTTCATTTTTCTAGAAGTCAAATTAGTCAGCCAAATGATAATACCCCCTCCAACTCCAAATTTGCCTCGTTAGTTAGTGCAAAGAAAACTAGAAAAGAAAGGTCTTTCTTTGCGACACCACACggagaagagaaaaggaaaacaaaaacaaaaataaaaataaaaataaaccagGGGAAAATGGTCTTGGTACctaattttcagttttttgtaACGTCTACCACATGGCATATGCTTGCTTGCTTGCTGGCTTTCCAGATGTTGGATTGGTACGAGTTTTGCAGCAGTCACAGTTAGGCATCGTCGTTTAGATCTTTGAGGCTCCATTCCGTAagcaaacttttcaaaaattttcaggATTAAGGATTTGCATCAGACTTCTTTAAAGTCAAGAAAGTTTAGTCCTATCTACTTGGTGGCTGTTGcctccttgttttttttttttttccccctttttcgGGTGTTAAAAATACAAGGGGAACTAGAGAACGGGGCTTCTGTGTCATATCGCAAATGGAAAGCGCCATCTGAGAACGGGCTGGGATTCGGGAATACAGAGCCATGTGACAGATGGGGCACCCTGGTGGTTGCCAGTCTCTGCAAGAACCTTGGGCCACTTTTTATGTTCACAGTTTCTGGATTGACTACAAAACTACTATACAGATGATGGGCCGGGGAAGACTTCTAGTGATGGGCCGATGAATAACACAAATGAGACCCGGATGATACAAGGAAGCCACAAAATTCTGTAATGTTTAAGGAAGAGTCGGTAGCAGTAATTCCGTCGCAGGATTTGCCTTCTACAATGTTGCATAATTGTAACTTGAAAACAAATTTGATTACTTAAATCCTTCTCGACTAAGATCACCGGAGAGATTAGAGATTAGACATCACCCGTCCAGTCTTACTCAGGCATATGCATCTAAGAACTGTAAAGATTAGACAGCTACAGGCCTACAATTCTGCCAAAGAGAAGGGGAGGCTAATATTTGGCAAATTGTAGCTAAAAGGTGACCAAATCCTAGCTTTAGAAGAAACTAAAGTTTGTATATATAATGTGTATCTCGTTACAGAACTCCTTTTTACATAgccatccaaaaaaaaaaaaaaaaggaactggTTTATCTGATATGAAGAGCAAGAAAGATATTGTGCATGGGCATCAACAAACCATTGTATCCAGATAATTTTTGACCCAAAATGATGTGATTTCCTAATTGCACTCCATTGATTTTCTCTGCTCTACAAGAAGACCTGAACAATCCTCGACCCATTACTAGCTTGCACTTGCAGGGGCAACTTCAAGATGTGAAATGTGACCTACCAAGAAGTCAAGTGTGGTAAAGAGCAAGTACATCTTCTCGCATCTTACCTGGAACGGCATCAGTTCTGTGTCTTTTTATGGAACCCCTGACTAGGAACTGCATCAGCATCACCCCACTCCCTGTCCCCTAAACCAGAAAGGCCGTTTAAACAAAAAGCCGCCCTCGTGTACATACATATGATCCAACACAATATCAGTCCCTGTTACTATCACACTTGCGAAGGAAACCACCAAAAGAAGACTATGTCCAATGCCTTTCCGAATATAGAATTACTTTCCCCTACATCATGCTTTAATGAGAAAGTAGAAACCTTCCTGGTTTGATTCGCTGGCAAATAATTGGCCCCTCAAAGTTCAGCTCTTCCCTAGACAGTCGCAACAAAACATAGAAGAAGAAACTTTTTCCTTTCTCTGTAAAAGAATGTCCATTCAGGCAATTATGAGACTTTTCACTCTTGCAGTTAAAAAGATTTCCATGATAAATTTGGGATCATTAGTTTCATATACACTGAAATGAAAAAACCAAGTTTACACAGTTTTAGTAAGTAGCATTTATGACGCAAGAAGTGATTATCTAGTCCTAGAAGCAACTGTGGTAGTGGGTCAGGACAAGTTTACAACTGTGTTTTAACTTATCAGGCCATGGCTCAGCGAGTCGGGCAACTGTGACTCATTTCGTCGGACAAAGACAAATCAGCTTGCTTACTTAGCAATTATTACCACAGGAGGATGCCTTGTACCCTTAAGCAAGGCAATCATACCCGAAACTTCCTAACATCCCTCCTATGCTATATACGACGTCAAAATTCACAAAACCGTATGATAAGCTACCAGCAAATTAATACAAGAGCAAGAACAGAAGAGAAAACGATATCAGGAGGATTCAAGCAAGAAGATGTGCCATCAGGACGGGGGATGTTCATTTGCAGACTCGAGGAACTTGGAGGTGCAAAGGAGAAGGCGTGGCTTCCTGGAATCTGGTGAGATCGATGACTATATACAAAGAACAACAAGAGTGTCTGAATCTTCAGGACGAGCAAACGTGGCGAAGCTGCAATGCCTATGTTCGCCCACCCATCATCCAGGCTCCTTTAGGTGCAGACAGCATCAGGCTAAATATGTGTGGGGGGCGAGGTTGTGCAGGAGTTTTGGAAGCTGAGTAGAAGAAAGGATACAGTTCAGTCCGAGGATGTTCACATGTAATGTAACAACATTTCTGTGGTTCACAGGATGGAGATTTATATCATCATGTATACTGATCATGTATACAAGTTTGCTGCCTCTGTCCAAACACTTGGCTCCTTCAATCCCCAGGATCCTCAACCAAATGCTCGTTGCTGTACTTTCAAATTAATTAATTGTACTGAATTTTAGTCTCTTGAATAAAATTTTTTGCATCCAGATACGGATGGAAGATACAAAGGCTTGAAAATTAGTCCATCAAATAAGATCTCAAACAAGTATCCATACGCTGCAATTGAGTCCACGGCTTGGATTGCAAATGAGTTTGCGTCTACTTTGCGGGTTCCTCGGAGTATTCAGTCAAGTGATAATCATCGGACTACACGTCAGCCGCTAACAAACCTGCGGCAATTCGACTCATTTCCGCCAGACAGTCATCTTTGCTGATCTTCCCTTATCCTTTTACTAGTTGAAAAAGGCCGTCattcgttttcttttttttttttatatactttTGTCCAGCAAAATAATtcccaaaatgaaaaaaaaaaaaaaaaagttcccaATGACGCACCAGACATTAAATACTCCAAAGTGGAGAGCGGTGATATGACAATCCAGAGTGCTCTCCTTAAATGCTAATTCTTTAGGTAAAATTAGGAAACTAGAATTTAATGGAGGTGTCAAGCAAAGAGTTTATTTGgacggtaaaaaaaaaaaaaaaacctttttcgattgcatcataaacaaccaTTCAACTTTGGCTTAGtgaccacaaaaaaaaaggactaaGTTTCTCTTTGAACTGTAGGTGGGGGTTTAAATTCTACTtgcaatgaaaaaaaatttaaaagaagtGTCAAAGCACCCCTTTAGTCTACTAGCCCCCCTAGATTAAGATAGATTACGTTAtaagaatattttttttctctaaattAGGATAGATTACGTTATAAGAATGTTATTAGAGCACCCCTTTGGTCTACTAACTTTTCAGATTCggatagattaggttataaTAATGTTATCACCTTTAGATTATGATAGATTAGGTTATAAAAATGTTATCATTACTGTAAAAAAAATTGCATCATAAACACTTTTTCAGTCATCTTTTAtattcaaacaaacccaatgcaCTGATTGGCTTGTAAGCAAATGGACGAAAATGCAGAAGCCAAATGAGTGATACGGTTGACGTTAAATCATCTCACCTTATCCTCTTAAGGACCAGTAAGTATTTGGCGTATTTTCCCCCAaggaggaaaaaaggaaaaagagagagaaaaaagtgGCATCAAATGACTAGGATATTACGACATCTCTATCGGGCATGATTTGAGCATGTACCTAATTCAATTGAACTTTATCCAATGGATTATGACATCCAAAGAGATATACCTagatttaagtttttttttatttgctgcAACCATCAATTAATTACCACATCCACTCCTCCAATCACTTAAGAAACtctttgacaaaaaaaaaaaaaaaaaaaaaatcgcttAAGAAACTCGAACCAACCCTGTGGGGTATCTTTGAATCATTAACATGGCCAGGGGAAAAAACGTAAAGATGAATTAAGTTCCCATACCTACCCTGATGGAAGTGGAACCACTCGCTcaattcatttatcaataaatatagAATATTGCCAAGTGAATTTTAGGTGCAATAGTTATTCAGATATTTGTACCGGCTGCCATGCCATCATTATCGTTATCCTGATCCTGCTctagaattttttatttttattttttaaatttttaccCCATTGGCCTTGTCACGGCGCATTAATCTCATTAAGCTTTTGACTTTCATCGTTTAGAACGGAAGCATCCATTTTATGTGCTGGATGGTGGCATCCATTTTATGTGGGGCTTCTCCATTTcctcaataaataaataaataaataaaacctccacatctcttcattttctaaaatattaatttaaaaaaacacaataaataATTTgagattctaacttatatataaacataataaatATTAGTTGCAATTCCTCTTAAATTTGTTGATTGCGTTGTACGTGCAGCAAAATGCACATGAGATGGACTCCTCCTCCTGTATTTTAATGTAAAGAGGTTTCTTCGTCGATGGCTCCTTGCGCTAGAATTTTCCGTTTTAAAATAATCATCAGAAGATAGATAGAAACGAGAAAGACAACTaataaattaaatgcaattaTGGGTGTGCGATGACAGCTAAATAATGAAATTTCTCTTCAGGCGAAGGAAGCTGCTTGTCGAGTTATGGGGGAGGCACGACGGAGAGGATCTGAATCGAGGTTAGTAGTATAACATAAAGTGGAAATAAAGGACAAAATCCATCGTCGTACTTTACAAAACCTCCAAACTGGCAAGTGGATCCCAAGTGCGTGCATCTGGTACTCCACCTTTAACATCTGACTCCACGGAGATTGCACTTAAAGAATTCATGCAGAAATCCAGGATCCATATTAAAACTGATTGTGCTAATATAATAACCATGCCTGAGAATGTGAAAAATATAAACTGAAACGAGGATGTAAAAAGGCAACTAGGGTAATATTTGCCGGTTGATCAACAATCTTAGACGTAAGAATATACAAGAAAAgtcatacacacacacatatatatatagaaatatatatatatgctggCTCCATGAAAAAGCAGCAGTTATATAATATTGCCcttttttttcatgaaattcCCAAGAAGTTTATGCAAAAACAGAGGCATATCACACAAGGAGGCAATTAATTGATTGAGGACTTGATGATACTAGTACAAGGGCTCCCTGATCATGTGGATTCAACCGATTTGGGAGAAAGAGAAGCGCTGTTGTTATGGACAGGCATGGACTTTGATCTCTTGAAATAGGCAGTAGAATTGGAGCGATGAAACCTGCACCTGAACGATCCCTGATGAGTCGTGGGCGAGCAGAGacactgctgctgctgctgctgctgctgccctTTTGGAGACGAAGAATTCTGGCCGTTGGCACTCTTGGGGGATGTTGTGGTTTCCACCGTAATGCCACCGCCAGCTGGGCCGCGGGGGTGGTGGGAGGAGGCCATTTAATTACtaccagagagagagagagagagagagagagagagaatggaAGAAAACCATATGGCAAGAGAGTCTTGTTGTGGTGCATATGATATAAGAAGAGGAGATCTGATTCTCAAATATAAAAAAGGTTTATCCCCTTTTGGTTTTGGGggtggaggaaaaaaaaaatagaatactAACAAAAAGGAATTATCTTCGTCAAGTGCTGTGGTGTGGCccttttctcctttctttttcttcttttatttatcaatttctcatttttttttctctctttagTGGATTTTCCACTTTACCTCCTCAAAATTCGTTATCGTTTTACTTTTCTTGATTGGTCTGCATTTCTAGGGAGGGGCGACTGTTGATTTCATTCTTGGCTTTTTGTGCGCAGAACTAGACTACTGGTCTTCAAACGTTCTTCCCATCCCTGGGAACGGGAATGGAGCTGCTGTGCAGCCCCTCTCGACCGGTACTTGTCAGATGACCCCATCTCATCGTATCGAAAcggatttggggcagggacggGGTGGTCCCTGCACGATTACGGATCAAGATttgccctcaaaattttgtgcggtTGAGATAACGCCATGTAACTCGATTTCCGTGTCAAGTGTGGGTCCATCACTATCTGTTCTGAAAATACATcctgtgaaaaaaaagttacatcGTGTTAAACCAATATTACGCGCAgtgcaaaatgaggacaaccgGCGTGCAACCGTTTGTGCCCCGTATCCGAAAGAAACAGGTCTCACACTGCCAATATTCTTGTCACTCCCTGCATAAATTGCCCAAAGATAGTTGGGACATGAGACATTGAGTTAAGTGGTCCATAGAGATAAAAAGAGTCATGCTAATCTCTCAGCCGAGAGGCACTTTTGTGCATTGATTATTAATTAGGTAAATTTCTTTGGAGCGAGTGCATATTCGATTTGTTTTTGCCAAAGCAAAGGGTTCGCTGAGTAAAGCAATCTGtggaatttttttattaataaaagaaTTCGCATTCGAGTGCACTGCATAAACCCCAGCCCCGTTTGAAAGGTGAGTTTTTTGAGTGTttatctaaaactttactgtaatttatgtagaagttttttaaaaaaattttgaagtgtgttttttttttttaatattttgaagtgtatagtttaaaattttaaaaagttttttgagattattgtaattaaaatttttaaaaaacttgtagcaaacAAACATGACAAAAAATTTGACTTCCAAACAAGACCCCCGTTTCTGCCAATTATATGGAGGGATAAGACGCATGGGAGTAATTTGCGAATTGTGAGTGCAATGGGTAATTTTAGCATATTTTGCGTTCTACTTCTCATCGGATGTGACCCTTTGAAATACAGGTGACACCTAATTGTGGTTAGGATAGGATAAGACTAACGAACATTGAAAGTTTAGTGAAGTAATTTTAATTTAGCCCACATACTAGTATTAGTTACTAACCATGGTTGGGCTTAATTAACACACCAGTTGTAACTATAAGGCAAGGAACAAAATCCAAGCAAGCACGTGGGAATGCAATGGGGAGATTGGTCCATGAAGAGATGATGTTCCGTCTGGGACATCATGTTTGGATCTGCGAACACGTATTAGATTCTATGATCCTCTCTCTATCAACAAAGACTATTATGAATTATCAATTCCAGGGGTAATAGTTATTCAATACTACTCTCTGTCTATTACCAGAATAAGCAACAGTCCACAGTTCGCGCTAGTAGATTGTCCATCACCTCCACGCGTTTCTTCTAGCAAACAATCTGGCCTACGTGgaaattcagatttcagattaaTTATGTAGATATGGTCAGATTTAAAAGATGAATTAAACTCACTCGTATTCGAATTGAATTTGATTCGATGAAAATTTGTTTGAATCAATTAGTTAAGTCAAATTTAAATAGTATTTTTTATTCGATAAATTTTGAAAGCCGGTTTTGAACTTAGCTTGTTTAGTATTGAAATTTAACTGTAAAGATTTTAAATTAGTCGAATGCCTCGACGCAAGTTCAATTGGATAAAAATTCGTTCGAGTTTGGCTtgacaaataaacaaattaagtTTGAACACAAAATCAAGTTTGTTACAATAATCACACGATTTTGAATAGATGTTTGGTTTTAATTAAATTGGTTTCCACCCCTAAATATCACTTTAATCAATCAATGGATCATtaccaaactttttttttccccatctTTTCGTTAAAAAGACCACAAGTGTTCATACATTCACCAGGGGTTTGTATAGAGCCATAAAAGTAGTAGACGATTTCTTTCTTCTATTAACGATTTCTTCAGATTACATCTCCCAGCGGGCGACCATTCGAAAGGAGATGCTAAACGTAATTAACGATTTCAACCCGTAATTATCACTTGACTTTGAGGTTCACTCTAACTGTGTGTGAAAGTGAAACCATAATGCATATGTTCACTAATCACACAAGACAACAAAAGAAATgggaaacaaaaaaattgaaagaaaggGATTAAAAAGCTTTTGGAAACTACTCGATCCTGTCATCCCGGTGGTGGTCAACGTCATGCAgataattttctcaatttgtAGAATATTCTTAGCAAATTAATTCGAGGTTATGTTACAtctctttcttttaattaatgTGAGCCCACACTAGTGTGTGTGGTacaacttttttcttttttataatCTGCTCATCTTGACTTAGGagtaataacaataacaataatgGGATGGGATGATTTTCTGAATACAGTATATAATTTTGGACTCCTCCACCTTTCGCTCAGGCATTGACAGAGGGGAGGGGACCGGACCGGACCCCGCCTTAAGCTCATGGTCCATCATCATATCCAATGGAGGACCTGTTGAAATGGATAGAAGATGCCATCAACTCATCCTTACCACTAACCGCCAAATCAGCCATCAAAACCAAACAGGAAAATATGCTTTCTTTCTGATAGACAACCGATGCAGCGGCCGGCCAGCAGCTACGTTACGCGGCCATGATAAATTAGTATTCAATTCAAATGGATTTGGTTTTGCGTTTTTAGACTTTTACCTCGCGTTAGCTGGATGAGGATTAACGAAGCCAATAAAATGGTTTAGTCTGGTTGTTGAAAGCTAGTTACTTTCTCAAGTTGTTGATACTCAAAAGGTGCTagaatcttgtaaataaacaGCAATTTGAATTGAAGAACGTTTGATTGGTTTCCTTTCAAAGTGGGGTTTTGGTTTTTGGACGGGAACAACAAACATAGATTAAATAGCTCGAGCAGTGGCAGTATTCTGGGTAGAAAAATCAATAGTTATGGGAAAACCTGCTGCCTTGCTCTCTTGGACCATACAAATGCCTTGTCTCTTCTGGAAACTTGCATCAAAGCCGCTTTGAGGGATAAAGTAATATAGTACAGTACCAGGGTTGAATGCCCAAGGCCCTCTCTCTATTGGACAGGTGCAAAACTGAGAATTGGGTTATAATATGCCAAGTTATGAACCTCAAAAGTCATGAAACTTCATGGGTCTCCACATGTCGCCAGGTGCCACAAAGTAAGGGTTTATGACCCTTCCTAGCACAAAAAAGTATATATAAAACAAAAGTTATGAAACTTCTACCTTGATTATTAAATCAAAATCTGAttaaccaaaatcaagaaatcaatCTTGCACGCTGGTGCATGACACAACAAATCTTGAATACCACCATGTCCTTTTGCTACGTGATAGAGAAGAACAAAGAGGCCTGATGACGTGGCCTCCAGCTAAGCAAACCAAACTCAGCAAAACTTACCAGTCAACGACAGAGCTTCATTACCTAACGttctttcttttgaattttactaATAGGGACAGGGATGGTTTTCTAGCGTTGTGCTTACTTCGGGATAGCTCGACTACTTAGATGTTAAGGAAAATCCGTGGTTTCTTTAACCAACCAATCTTAGACATTTGGTTATCGTCCCCCCAAAAGAATATACTGCTGTACAAGGATTACCAGTGTAAATCTTCCTCTCCTGATTGATTCCTCTGTTCTTTTGTTGTAAACTAAATTCTTCCGGTGGTGGAAATAACCGAGTTGATGGCTCCAACGGGGAACAAGAATATACAATCCAAGCTGGTGGGTATGTCTTCCCTTTCTCTTTTACTGCTAGTACTGGATTCTTCTTGCTCTCATACTTGCATGCAGTTCATGTTTCAAATATAGCAGTAATCTTATTATGTTTCTTTGCTGGATGTTTCTGGGATGATCACTAAAACTCTTCTTATACCTCCCAGAGTTTGAAATTTTCACGAATTTTATTCACTGAAGTTctgaaatttcaatttcttttacTATGTGTATTGCGATCCCTCTGGTTTTCTGCTTTTGATTATCTACTGTAATTTTAGTTCGTTTGGTCATGATTTGCCCGAGCAATTCTCTACTTCAGCTTGGTCTTCTGCAGTGCACAATAAGAAAACTTGTTGTATACTTAATTGACTAGGTATGCTGCAGAATTAACCTATTCATCCCTTTTTTTAGGTGCTTCTTGGGGACATGGGGACTGGGAAGACCAGTTTAGCATTAAGATTTGTCAAAGGCCAGTTCCATGATTTTGAGGTACAGTTCATTCAATTATGCTTCATCTCATTCTTTATTGTAACTATGTCTTTTGACGCCATTGAGTGAGCTTTTAACCATGACGTTCAGGAATCAACCATTGGAGCAGCCTTCTTTACTCAAGTCTTGTCACTCAACGAAGCTACCATAAAATTTGATATATGGGACACAGCAGGACAGGAACGTTATCATAGTTTAGCTCCAATGTACTATCGAGGTGCAGCTGCTGCTGTTATAGTTTATGATATCACAAACGCGGTATTGGCACTCActttttttaccctttttctgTTATTGATTGCACTTATGGAGAAGAACAAGTACTGATATTATCAAAGATGATGCAATTTTAACTAGTACTGACATTGTCAAAGTTAATGggattttcccttttgtttccGAAGAGAAGAGGAGGGAAACATAAAGTTGAAAAGAACACAAGGGAACCAGTGGGAATTTAATCTGAATATAATTGATAACATCACTGACTAGCAATTACTATTTAGACTGACATTTGCTGAAATTTTGGCTTCAGGATTCATTTGAACGGGCCAAAAAGTGGGTTCAACAACTGCAGCGACACGGTAAGATCATCTCCAAACCTTTCTCCTGTTgcttttattcttttcttgacAAGAAATTGGAACTTATACCGACGATGAGTTTCCCTTTTTCCTGGAAGAAAACCCGGGAAAGGAAGAGGGTTGACGAGTACAAAACTACTGCATTTATTCTGCATTGGTTGTGG is part of the Coffea eugenioides isolate CCC68of chromosome 6, Ceug_1.0, whole genome shotgun sequence genome and encodes:
- the LOC113773137 gene encoding ras-related protein RABF2a-like isoform X3; this translates as MAPTGNKNIQSKLVLLGDMGTGKTSLALRFVKGQFHDFEESTIGAAFFTQVLSLNEATIKFDIWDTAGQERYHSLAPMYYRGAAAAVIVYDITNADSFERAKKWVQQLQRHGNSNMIVALVANKADLSSDRTVENEEGEHYARENGLLFFETSAKTAQNVNELFYEIGRIAWCC
- the LOC113773137 gene encoding ras-related protein RABF2a-like isoform X4 gives rise to the protein MAPTGNKNIQSKLVLLGDMGTGKTSLALRFVKGQFHDFEESTIGAAFFTQVLSLNEATIKFDIWDTAGQERYHSLAPMYYRGAAAAVIVYDITNADSFERAKKWVQQLQRHGNSNMIVALVANKADLSSDRTVENEEGEHYARENGLLFFETSAKTAQNVNELFYEIGIKL
- the LOC113773137 gene encoding ras-related protein RHN1-like isoform X1, with product MAPTGNKNIQSKLVLLGDMGTGKTSLALRFVKGQFHDFEESTIGAAFFTQVLSLNEATIKFDIWDTAGQERYHSLAPMYYRGAAAAVIVYDITNADSFERAKKWVQQLQRHGNSNMIVALVANKADLSSDRTVENEEGEHYARENGLLFFETSAKTAQNVNELFYEIAKSLAKAVHIRQAGMKLQSRSADQRRGLFCCSG
- the LOC113773137 gene encoding ras-related protein RHN1-like isoform X2 produces the protein MGTGKTSLALRFVKGQFHDFEESTIGAAFFTQVLSLNEATIKFDIWDTAGQERYHSLAPMYYRGAAAAVIVYDITNADSFERAKKWVQQLQRHGNSNMIVALVANKADLSSDRTVENEEGEHYARENGLLFFETSAKTAQNVNELFYEIAKSLAKAVHIRQAGMKLQSRSADQRRGLFCCSG